The following are encoded together in the Candidatus Omnitrophota bacterium genome:
- the pheS gene encoding phenylalanine--tRNA ligase subunit alpha — MNLDFNTIELTAANEIKAALHQKDLEALRIKYLGRKGLIAEIYASLPDLSAEQKPSVGKNANELKNKIAQLLEEQNEVLKKLPGAFGSSKETVDMTIPGVAIAPGKAHILTQTMNDICSTFEKLGFAVMEGPEIETEFNNFTALNIPVDHPSRDAFDTFYLDLKDDIKKDRFKLLRSHTSPAQIRVMEQFSPPLAVVVPGKVYRPDAVDASHSFMFHQVEGLLVDRDVKFSDLKGLLEAFAKKFFGEKIKMRFRPHFFPFTEPSAEVDISCYLCDGKGCSVCGKKGWLEILGCGMVNPKVFEAVGYPKDKYTGLAFGMGVERIAMLKYGIDDIRLFFENDVRFLKQF; from the coding sequence ATGAATTTGGATTTCAATACTATTGAATTAACAGCCGCCAATGAAATAAAGGCGGCTTTACATCAAAAAGACTTAGAAGCACTGCGCATAAAATATTTGGGCCGCAAGGGTTTGATTGCCGAGATCTATGCCAGTCTTCCCGATCTTTCTGCCGAACAGAAGCCTTCCGTCGGAAAAAATGCCAATGAACTCAAGAATAAGATTGCGCAACTTTTGGAAGAACAAAATGAAGTTTTGAAAAAATTACCGGGTGCTTTCGGTTCTTCAAAAGAAACCGTAGATATGACAATTCCCGGAGTGGCTATTGCTCCCGGAAAGGCGCATATCTTAACGCAAACCATGAATGATATTTGCTCTACTTTCGAAAAGCTTGGGTTTGCGGTCATGGAAGGGCCGGAAATTGAAACCGAATTTAATAATTTTACCGCGTTAAATATTCCCGTTGATCATCCTTCCCGCGATGCTTTTGACACGTTTTATTTAGACCTCAAAGATGATATAAAGAAAGACCGATTCAAATTGTTGCGCAGTCATACCTCTCCGGCGCAAATCCGGGTGATGGAACAATTTTCTCCGCCGCTAGCGGTTGTGGTTCCGGGGAAAGTTTATCGTCCCGACGCGGTCGATGCCAGTCATTCGTTCATGTTCCACCAGGTCGAAGGGCTTTTGGTCGATAGGGATGTTAAATTTTCCGATCTTAAAGGGCTTTTAGAAGCCTTTGCGAAAAAATTCTTCGGGGAAAAAATCAAGATGCGTTTTCGTCCGCATTTTTTTCCTTTCACCGAGCCTTCCGCCGAAGTGGATATCTCTTGTTATCTCTGCGATGGAAAAGGGTGCTCTGTTTGCGGTAAAAAAGGGTGGCTGGAGATCTTAGGATGCGGCATGGTCAATCCAAAAGTGTTTGAAGCCGTTGGGTATCCTAAAGATAAGTATACCGGCCTGGCCTTTGGGATGGGCGTTGAGCGCATTGCTATGCTTAAATACGGCATTGACGATATTCGGTTGTTTTTTGAGAATGATGTGAGATTTTTAAAACAGTTTTGA
- the pheT gene encoding phenylalanine--tRNA ligase subunit beta, with amino-acid sequence MKISLNWLNDYVPVRLKSEELAHRLTMAGLEVKKIEIIGGDTVFEIEVTPNRPDCLSLIGIARETSAILNIPLKIPGVGGFKISKEKVDITISDKKDCARYIGAIVKNISVKSSGDWLKNRLIPVGVRCINNIVDITNFCLLETGQPLHAFDLDKLSGGKIIVRRAKDNETITTIDGVERKLDPSILVIADAKRAVAIAGIMGGKDAEVTEQTKNILLESAYFDPVLIRRGARKLGLSSDSSYRFERGVDINGVAATAKHALLLINDEAKGTLSAYTDLYLQKIKISKTTITLNLKKVDRLLGQKISSEKCKNILKKLGFKINLASKNALKIVPPDFRLDVRQDVDVIEEIARMIGYDRIPVSLPQIKVSSIISPISQMIKKTLSSVLCGYGLNEAISYTMISRKFLEKTNLNETDLLKVKNPLTQEQEIMRPSVLPGLLAVVSTNLNRGQKDIHLFECGKIYSSSGEKETLTIVMTGQYRYDWRNPKTGEADLFDLKGIIENLLKTIGIKKMDFAPLSIVFLDEGQAANILAADKKIGFLGKVSGQVLDQWDIKKKKVFFAQLDLEKIFLAAQPIKNYQPITLFPGIVRDISLAVKDNVSFEQIRALVRSHDDGLVKQVNFMEQYLGEKIPAGHRGLIFSLIYQDQKRTLREEEVAQVHEKICQSLTNQLGAIRR; translated from the coding sequence ATGAAAATCTCTCTGAATTGGCTCAATGACTATGTCCCCGTCCGCTTAAAATCCGAAGAATTAGCTCATCGGCTCACCATGGCCGGTTTAGAAGTTAAAAAGATCGAAATCATCGGTGGAGATACTGTTTTTGAGATCGAAGTAACGCCTAATCGCCCTGATTGTTTGAGCCTCATTGGCATTGCTCGTGAAACATCCGCGATCTTAAATATTCCTTTAAAAATTCCCGGTGTTGGTGGATTTAAAATTTCAAAAGAAAAAGTCGACATTACTATTTCCGATAAAAAAGACTGCGCGCGCTATATTGGTGCTATCGTCAAGAATATTTCCGTCAAATCCTCCGGTGATTGGCTCAAAAACCGCCTTATCCCCGTCGGTGTTCGCTGTATTAACAATATTGTGGATATTACTAATTTCTGCCTTTTAGAAACAGGCCAGCCCTTACATGCTTTTGATTTGGATAAATTATCCGGTGGCAAGATCATTGTTCGGCGCGCCAAAGATAATGAAACGATCACCACCATTGACGGTGTTGAGCGAAAACTCGATCCGTCCATTTTAGTTATTGCCGATGCTAAACGCGCTGTTGCCATTGCCGGAATTATGGGCGGCAAAGATGCGGAAGTGACCGAACAAACAAAAAATATCCTTTTAGAAAGCGCCTATTTTGATCCCGTTCTTATCCGTCGGGGTGCTAGAAAATTGGGGCTTTCCAGCGATTCGTCTTATCGCTTTGAACGCGGCGTTGATATAAACGGCGTTGCCGCAACCGCCAAACACGCGCTGTTACTTATTAATGATGAAGCTAAAGGAACATTAAGCGCGTATACAGATCTTTATCTTCAAAAAATAAAAATATCTAAAACAACTATTACGTTGAACTTAAAAAAAGTGGACCGTCTTTTAGGGCAGAAAATCTCTTCGGAAAAATGCAAAAACATCCTGAAAAAACTGGGATTTAAAATAAATTTAGCCTCCAAAAACGCGTTAAAAATTGTTCCTCCGGATTTTCGTTTAGATGTTCGTCAGGATGTTGACGTTATCGAAGAGATCGCCCGCATGATCGGCTATGACCGTATTCCGGTCAGCCTTCCGCAAATTAAAGTCTCTTCGATCATTTCTCCCATTAGTCAGATGATCAAAAAAACATTATCTTCTGTGTTGTGCGGCTATGGATTAAATGAGGCTATCAGCTATACGATGATCAGCCGGAAGTTCTTGGAAAAAACCAATTTAAATGAAACAGATCTTTTGAAGGTCAAAAATCCTTTAACCCAAGAACAAGAGATCATGCGCCCCTCGGTTTTGCCCGGCTTGTTGGCGGTCGTGTCAACAAACCTTAATCGCGGACAGAAAGATATTCATCTTTTTGAATGCGGAAAGATCTATTCTTCGTCGGGAGAAAAAGAGACATTAACGATCGTGATGACAGGTCAGTATCGCTATGATTGGCGAAATCCTAAAACAGGAGAAGCGGATCTCTTTGACCTAAAGGGAATTATCGAAAATCTTTTAAAGACGATCGGCATTAAGAAAATGGATTTTGCGCCTTTATCCATCGTGTTTCTAGACGAGGGACAGGCGGCGAACATTTTAGCGGCAGATAAAAAAATAGGTTTTTTGGGAAAAGTTTCCGGACAGGTCTTAGATCAGTGGGATATCAAAAAAAAGAAAGTGTTTTTCGCGCAGTTGGATCTAGAAAAGATCTTTCTAGCGGCACAACCGATAAAAAATTATCAGCCCATTACACTGTTTCCCGGTATTGTGCGCGATATTAGTTTGGCCGTTAAAGATAACGTAAGTTTTGAGCAGATCCGCGCGCTGGTACGCAGCCATGACGACGGTTTGGTCAAACAGGTCAATTTTATGGAGCAGTATTTGGGCGAAAAAATCCCTGCCGGCCATCGCGGCCTTATCTTTTCTTTGATCTATCAAGACCAAAAGCGCACGTTGCGCGAAGAAGAAGTTGCTCAGGTTCACGAGAAGATCTGTCAATCCCTGACGAACCAATTGGGCGCCATCAGACGGTAA
- a CDS encoding replication-associated recombination protein A, producing the protein MKKHTSSPDQAENLFEEEKQPQDQLKKLPLSVRMRPTTLNEIAGQKHILGEGKLLIRSIEADRLSSLILYGPPGTGKTSLAHCISFVTQGHFESLNAVSSNVEELRKVIASAKYRFKTTSKKTVLFIDEIHRFNKAQQDVLMPDLEQGYVILIGATVFNPFFALIGPLLSRSIIFELKPLSAEDIMSVLKRALSDQEKGLGHLKIEAEENALKFLAQVCEGDARRALNALEIGCMTTQPDKDDRIHLTLDVVQESVQKKQVNYDNDGDAHYDTISAFIKSMRGSDADATLYWMAKMLYAGEDPRFIARRICICAAEDVGNADPQALVLASAALQVSEFIGLPEARIPLAQAAVYVACAPKSNAVYLGIEKALKDVKEKRVQEVPKHLKDSSYKGAKSLEHGQGYKYAHDFENHYVAQEYMPEHTIYYEPTDLGFEKEIKKRMPKNP; encoded by the coding sequence ATGAAAAAACACACATCCTCACCCGACCAAGCAGAGAACCTCTTCGAAGAAGAAAAGCAGCCCCAAGATCAGCTTAAAAAACTCCCTCTTAGTGTGCGTATGCGTCCGACAACCCTAAACGAAATTGCCGGGCAAAAACATATCTTAGGCGAAGGAAAACTTCTCATCCGTTCCATTGAAGCCGACCGGCTCAGCTCGCTTATTCTCTATGGCCCTCCGGGAACGGGAAAAACGAGTTTAGCTCACTGCATTAGCTTTGTCACTCAAGGCCATTTTGAAAGCCTTAATGCTGTCTCGTCCAACGTGGAAGAATTACGAAAAGTTATCGCTTCCGCCAAATACCGATTTAAAACCACTTCCAAAAAAACGGTCCTTTTTATCGATGAGATCCATCGGTTCAATAAAGCCCAGCAAGATGTTTTAATGCCCGATTTAGAACAGGGTTATGTGATCTTGATCGGTGCCACTGTTTTTAATCCGTTTTTCGCGCTCATTGGTCCTTTACTATCACGGTCTATCATCTTTGAATTAAAACCTTTGTCGGCTGAAGATATTATGTCAGTTTTAAAACGCGCTTTATCCGACCAAGAAAAAGGACTTGGCCATCTCAAGATCGAAGCCGAGGAAAATGCGTTAAAGTTTTTAGCGCAAGTTTGTGAAGGAGACGCCCGCCGAGCGCTTAATGCTTTAGAGATCGGGTGTATGACCACGCAACCCGATAAGGATGATCGCATTCACCTGACGTTAGATGTTGTGCAAGAATCCGTCCAAAAAAAACAGGTCAATTATGATAACGATGGCGACGCGCATTATGATACGATCTCAGCGTTTATAAAATCCATGCGCGGCTCAGATGCCGATGCTACGCTTTATTGGATGGCGAAAATGCTTTACGCGGGAGAAGATCCGCGTTTTATTGCCCGCCGGATCTGCATTTGCGCGGCAGAAGACGTAGGCAATGCCGATCCGCAGGCGCTTGTTTTAGCGAGCGCGGCTTTGCAGGTTTCGGAGTTTATCGGCTTGCCGGAGGCCAGAATTCCGCTCGCTCAAGCGGCTGTTTATGTCGCGTGCGCGCCAAAATCCAATGCCGTATATTTAGGAATAGAAAAAGCCCTTAAAGATGTTAAGGAAAAAAGAGTTCAAGAAGTCCCCAAGCATCTTAAAGATAGTTCGTATAAAGGCGCCAAGAGTTTAGAGCATGGACAAGGCTATAAATACGCCCATGATTTTGAAAACCATTATGTTGCGCAAGAATATATGCCGGAACATACCATTTATTATGAGCCGACAGACCTAGGCTTTGAGAAAGAGATCAAAAAAAGGATGCCCAAAAATCCCTAA
- a CDS encoding 5-formyltetrahydrofolate cyclo-ligase, giving the protein MIKCPMLKSYVTKKNKKEKTEETETRLLKSVLRVKLLSLLRNQKEETRLKKSKAIQKKLFSTPEFRRAKIVLFYASFDGEVETFMMMSHAQRLGKKVALPKIIRNQRKMIPILIQDLNTQLAQGAYGIKEPLVRTSLKVSLKELGLVLVPGVSFDRNNNRLGRGLGYYDRFLRKLPRTVPCVGLAFDFQIVDRLPHHKNRDIPVSRVVTN; this is encoded by the coding sequence ATGATAAAATGCCCGATGTTAAAAAGTTACGTCACCAAAAAGAATAAAAAAGAGAAAACCGAAGAAACAGAAACCCGCCTTTTAAAATCAGTTTTGCGGGTTAAATTGTTGTCTTTGTTAAGAAACCAAAAGGAGGAAACAAGACTTAAGAAAAGCAAAGCCATTCAGAAAAAGCTTTTTTCAACACCTGAGTTTAGGCGCGCTAAGATAGTTTTGTTTTACGCATCGTTTGACGGAGAAGTTGAGACATTCATGATGATGAGTCATGCGCAACGATTAGGAAAGAAAGTCGCATTACCTAAGATTATCAGAAATCAAAGAAAGATGATTCCCATATTGATCCAAGATCTTAACACTCAGCTAGCCCAAGGCGCTTACGGTATCAAAGAGCCTTTGGTGCGAACGAGCTTAAAAGTTTCGCTCAAAGAACTCGGCTTAGTTTTAGTGCCGGGGGTTTCCTTTGACCGGAATAATAACCGCCTAGGGCGGGGTCTTGGATACTATGACCGTTTTTTAAGGAAATTGCCGCGTACCGTTCCTTGTGTCGGCCTTGCCTTTGATTTCCAGATCGTTGATCGCCTGCCTCATCACAAAAATCGGGATATCCCGGTTTCTCGTGTTGTAACAAACTAA
- the rny gene encoding ribonuclease Y — translation MFTETSMMMKSIGMSVAAITLILAGYFLSRFFADKRLKVSESKAKELLEAAKVDIEQRKREAEITAKDTLLRLRQDFERETKERREEAAATEKRLLQKEENIDRRVDLLEKKEKDINARVATLHQDEINAKQKSEQLDKLISEEKERLQTISSLTQEEAKKILLSRLESELTQEKATALRKMEEEVKESAEKRAREIIATSIQRCASDHTAETTVSVVSLPSDEMKGRIIGREGRNIRALEMATGVDIIIDDTPEAVTISGFDMVRREIARIALESLIADGRIHPGRIEEVVEKAKKEMENKIKEEGERAAFDLGIHGMHLELLKLVGKLKYRTSFGQNALQHTKEVSLLMGLMAMQLGLDPKLAKRAGLLHDIGKVVGPEVEGTHAIVGGNLARKYGELEEVARAVESHHEEIEMSTIYGVLVCAADAISAARPGARAETLETYIKRLESLEKISSGFKGVEKAYALQAGREIRIMVQPDKITDDQSIVMARDIRKKIEETMEYPGQIKVIVIRETRAIEYAK, via the coding sequence ATGTTTACCGAAACAAGCATGATGATGAAAAGTATCGGCATGTCTGTTGCGGCTATTACTCTGATCTTGGCGGGGTATTTTTTAAGCCGTTTTTTTGCCGATAAAAGGTTAAAAGTTTCAGAATCAAAAGCCAAAGAATTATTAGAAGCTGCTAAAGTCGATATCGAGCAACGTAAACGTGAAGCAGAAATTACTGCTAAAGATACATTGCTTAGGCTTCGCCAGGACTTTGAGCGGGAAACCAAGGAGCGACGGGAAGAAGCCGCCGCTACCGAAAAAAGGCTTTTACAAAAAGAAGAGAATATTGACCGCCGCGTCGATCTTTTAGAGAAGAAAGAAAAAGACATTAATGCCCGGGTTGCCACATTGCATCAAGATGAAATTAACGCTAAACAAAAAAGTGAGCAATTAGATAAATTGATCAGCGAAGAAAAAGAAAGGCTTCAAACCATTTCTTCTCTAACACAAGAGGAAGCTAAGAAGATCCTTTTAAGTCGTTTGGAAAGCGAATTAACGCAAGAAAAAGCTACTGCGCTTCGAAAGATGGAAGAAGAAGTCAAGGAGTCAGCGGAAAAAAGAGCGCGGGAAATTATTGCCACCTCTATTCAGCGTTGCGCCAGTGACCATACGGCGGAGACGACCGTGAGTGTTGTCAGCCTTCCCAGTGACGAAATGAAAGGGCGCATTATCGGCCGCGAAGGGCGCAATATCCGCGCACTAGAAATGGCCACGGGCGTTGATATTATCATTGATGATACGCCGGAAGCGGTAACGATTTCCGGATTTGATATGGTTCGCCGAGAAATTGCCCGCATTGCCTTGGAAAGCCTTATTGCCGACGGAAGAATTCATCCCGGCCGCATCGAAGAAGTCGTGGAAAAAGCCAAAAAAGAAATGGAAAACAAGATCAAAGAAGAAGGCGAGCGAGCAGCCTTTGATCTTGGTATCCACGGCATGCATTTGGAATTATTGAAGCTGGTTGGAAAATTAAAATACCGAACAAGTTTCGGGCAAAATGCCCTTCAGCATACAAAAGAGGTGTCACTTTTAATGGGGCTTATGGCCATGCAACTAGGATTAGATCCTAAGCTTGCCAAACGCGCCGGACTTTTGCATGATATCGGGAAAGTGGTCGGCCCGGAAGTGGAAGGAACGCATGCTATCGTCGGAGGGAACTTAGCGCGTAAATACGGCGAATTAGAAGAAGTGGCCCGAGCGGTCGAATCACATCATGAAGAAATTGAGATGAGCACGATTTACGGCGTTTTAGTTTGTGCCGCTGATGCTATTAGCGCGGCGCGTCCCGGGGCGAGAGCCGAAACATTAGAAACGTATATTAAACGCTTGGAAAGCTTGGAGAAAATTTCTAGCGGTTTTAAAGGCGTTGAAAAAGCTTACGCGCTTCAAGCCGGCCGGGAGATCCGTATCATGGTCCAGCCGGATAAGATCACCGATGATCAGTCCATTGTGATGGCTCGAGATATTCGTAAAAAGATCGAAGAAACCATGGAATATCCCGGACAGATCAAGGTTATTGTGATTAGAGAAACGCGCGCCATTGAATACGCAAAATAA
- a CDS encoding TIGR00282 family metallophosphoesterase gives MNILCIGDIVGRAGRNAIIELLPSLKQELSVDFTVVNAENSAAGSGITLDIAEELFKRGCDVLTSGDHIWDKSDIKDYLNRNEKLLRPANFPDGVPGKGSCVVTAPNGVRVGVINLLGRTFMRYNVTCPFKKLEDLSQEIRKETPVIVVDMHAEATSEKVALGFFSDGKVSIVFGTHTHIPTADETVLSSGTAYITDLGMTGPFDSVIGQVKEKIIERFLTSLPHKFEVATGDIRLNGIIVDVDEKTGKARSIKRIQKKL, from the coding sequence ATGAATATTCTTTGTATCGGCGATATCGTTGGACGGGCAGGGCGCAATGCCATCATTGAATTATTGCCGTCTTTAAAGCAGGAACTTTCCGTTGATTTTACCGTTGTGAACGCGGAAAATTCTGCCGCAGGTTCTGGGATCACTCTGGATATTGCCGAAGAACTTTTCAAAAGAGGCTGTGATGTTTTAACCAGCGGTGACCATATTTGGGATAAATCGGACATCAAAGATTATTTGAACCGCAATGAAAAACTCCTGCGTCCCGCTAATTTTCCCGACGGAGTTCCTGGAAAAGGGTCTTGTGTTGTCACCGCACCTAACGGCGTTCGGGTGGGTGTTATCAATCTTTTGGGCCGTACTTTTATGCGGTATAATGTCACTTGTCCTTTTAAGAAACTCGAAGACCTTTCCCAAGAAATAAGAAAAGAAACGCCGGTGATCGTTGTGGATATGCATGCCGAGGCTACCAGCGAAAAAGTTGCTTTAGGATTTTTTTCTGACGGGAAAGTTTCGATCGTGTTTGGAACACATACGCACATTCCCACCGCCGATGAAACTGTTCTTTCCTCAGGAACAGCATATATCACTGACCTAGGAATGACCGGACCGTTTGATTCGGTGATCGGGCAAGTCAAAGAAAAGATCATTGAGCGATTTTTGACCAGTTTGCCGCATAAATTCGAAGTTGCCACCGGAGATATTCGCTTAAACGGCATTATCGTGGACGTCGATGAGAAAACGGGGAAAGCGCGCAGCATTAAACGTATTCAAAAAAAGTTATAA
- a CDS encoding PilZ domain-containing protein: MTGWDGLNRRKFPRANYPCLIIIRHNHAGPEAMLTHTENLGIGGVCVILKRSLKLFTTVELELDLLDTNLHIKCEGKVVWSVQRKNPEEKKPSFYDTGIEFSSINAKDAQRIIDVVARLVKLGFETPPT; the protein is encoded by the coding sequence ATGACAGGATGGGATGGTTTGAACCGGCGTAAATTTCCTCGAGCTAATTATCCGTGTTTGATCATCATTCGCCATAACCATGCCGGGCCGGAAGCGATGTTGACCCATACGGAAAACCTAGGCATCGGCGGTGTGTGCGTTATTTTAAAGCGCAGCTTAAAACTTTTTACAACGGTTGAACTCGAATTAGACCTCTTAGACACTAATTTGCATATTAAATGTGAAGGAAAGGTTGTTTGGTCCGTCCAGCGGAAAAATCCCGAAGAAAAAAAGCCGTCCTTTTATGACACGGGAATAGAATTTTCCAGCATCAATGCGAAAGACGCGCAACGGATCATTGATGTGGTTGCCCGTTTAGTGAAATTAGGTTTTGAAACCCCGCCCACGTAA
- the gltX gene encoding glutamate--tRNA ligase, with protein sequence MRVRFAPSPTGFLHIGGARTALFNWMYARSQGGQFILRIEDTDQARSKKEYVDEILDSMKWLGLDWDEIYFQSQRFSIYKEYAERLVQENKAYREDSAIILKIIPAEIVFYDLIRGEIKFDTATIKDQVLIKSDGSPTYSFACVVDDALMNISCVVRGEDHISNTPKQIVIYQALGLKIPKFAHLPLIMDEEGGRMSKRFGAVAVTEYRNLGFVPEAIVNYLMLLGWSPGENQEIVKLSDAVKRFSIKKINKTAAVFSMDKLRWINSQYIKKMETAKLAELLKPFLTQKGYAYGNTLESIVKLFQGRLATLTDFLDWADFIFVGDIQISEEIKAKFFISERKKDLIRLIEILENLETFDIKATEEAFRKVVAEQGINSSELVHPTRVALTGKEIGPGLFDTMVVLGKEKTIERLRKAKEFFN encoded by the coding sequence ATGCGTGTTAGATTTGCCCCGAGCCCGACGGGGTTTTTGCATATCGGCGGCGCGCGTACGGCCCTTTTTAACTGGATGTATGCCCGGTCGCAAGGCGGGCAGTTTATCTTACGCATTGAAGATACCGACCAGGCCCGTTCCAAAAAAGAATATGTCGATGAGATCTTAGACAGTATGAAATGGTTGGGGCTTGATTGGGATGAGATCTATTTTCAAAGCCAGCGGTTTTCCATTTATAAAGAATATGCCGAAAGATTAGTCCAAGAAAATAAAGCCTACCGTGAAGACAGTGCCATTATCTTGAAAATTATTCCCGCCGAAATTGTTTTTTATGACCTTATCCGCGGTGAAATCAAATTTGATACGGCCACCATCAAAGACCAAGTCCTCATTAAATCCGACGGATCGCCGACGTATAGTTTTGCTTGCGTGGTGGATGATGCGCTGATGAATATTTCTTGCGTTGTCCGCGGAGAAGACCATATTTCTAATACGCCGAAACAGATCGTTATTTATCAAGCGTTGGGATTGAAGATCCCTAAGTTTGCCCATTTGCCGCTTATTATGGATGAAGAAGGCGGACGGATGTCCAAGCGCTTCGGAGCGGTGGCGGTCACCGAATATCGCAATTTAGGATTTGTCCCGGAAGCCATTGTGAATTATTTGATGCTACTAGGCTGGTCGCCGGGAGAAAATCAAGAGATCGTTAAACTTTCCGACGCTGTTAAAAGATTTTCCATCAAAAAGATCAATAAAACAGCCGCGGTTTTTTCTATGGATAAATTGCGCTGGATCAATTCTCAATATATCAAGAAAATGGAAACCGCCAAACTCGCAGAACTTTTAAAACCTTTTTTGACACAAAAAGGATATGCTTATGGAAATACCTTAGAAAGTATTGTAAAATTATTTCAAGGTCGGCTTGCGACTTTGACGGATTTTTTGGATTGGGCGGATTTTATTTTTGTGGGTGATATCCAAATTTCTGAGGAGATAAAAGCAAAATTTTTTATCTCGGAGCGGAAAAAAGACCTTATAAGATTAATTGAGATCTTAGAAAATTTAGAGACATTTGATATAAAGGCAACGGAAGAAGCGTTTCGTAAAGTTGTTGCCGAACAGGGGATCAATTCTTCCGAGCTGGTCCATCCGACGCGTGTGGCATTGACAGGAAAAGAGATCGGCCCCGGGCTTTTTGATACGATGGTTGTTTTGGGAAAAGAAAAAACGATCGAACGGCTGAGGAAAGCAAAAGAATTTTTTAATTAA
- a CDS encoding response regulator transcription factor: MSQEKILIVEDEKNISKLIKYNLEKADYECQTVITGEDALDALEQQAVDLVILDIMLPKMDGLEVCRRLKSDPHLKQIPVIMLTAKGEEIDRIVGLELGADDYMVKPFSPRELVLRIKSVLKRGKTAEAKKDILRSADILLDNARHQVSVGEKKIDLTAMEFKLLAVLMERQGRVQSRDQLLSDVWGLESDVYTRTVDTHIKRLREKLGKSGKSIETVIGVGYRLKQQDNDD, encoded by the coding sequence ATGTCCCAAGAGAAGATATTGATCGTAGAAGACGAGAAAAATATTTCCAAACTTATTAAATATAATTTGGAAAAAGCCGATTATGAATGCCAGACAGTCATTACCGGCGAAGACGCCTTAGACGCGCTTGAACAACAGGCGGTTGACTTGGTTATTCTTGATATTATGCTGCCTAAAATGGACGGCTTGGAAGTGTGCCGCCGCCTTAAAAGCGATCCCCACCTTAAACAGATCCCCGTTATCATGCTTACCGCAAAAGGCGAAGAGATCGACCGTATTGTTGGCTTGGAGCTTGGCGCCGATGATTATATGGTCAAGCCCTTTAGCCCTCGCGAACTTGTCCTAAGAATAAAATCAGTCCTTAAAAGAGGAAAAACCGCAGAAGCAAAAAAAGACATCCTAAGGTCCGCGGATATCTTGCTCGATAATGCCCGTCATCAGGTCAGCGTCGGAGAAAAGAAAATAGACCTCACAGCCATGGAATTTAAGTTGCTGGCTGTTTTGATGGAGCGCCAAGGACGGGTCCAAAGCCGGGATCAATTGTTATCTGATGTTTGGGGATTGGAATCAGATGTTTATACGCGCACGGTTGATACGCATATCAAACGGTTGCGGGAAAAGCTAGGAAAATCAGGAAAATCCATAGAAACTGTGATCGGTGTTGGATACCGCCTTAAACAACAAGACAATGACGATTAA